Proteins co-encoded in one Taeniopygia guttata chromosome 4, bTaeGut7.mat, whole genome shotgun sequence genomic window:
- the FABP2 gene encoding fatty acid-binding protein, intestinal has protein sequence MAFDGTWKVDRNENYEKFMEALGVGMMKRKLGAHDNLKITIQQNGDKFNVKEVSNFRNIEIEFTLGVNFDYSLADGTELSGAWTLEGNKLVAAFTRKDNGKVLKATREIVGDELVQTYVYEGVESKRFFKRA, from the exons ATGGCATTCGACGGCACTTGGAAAGTTGACAGAAATGAGAACTATGAGAAGTTCATGGAGGCACTGG GTGTTGGCATGATGAAAAGAAAGCTGGGAGCCCATGATAATCTGAAGATCACCATCCAACAAAATGGGGACAAATTTAATGTCAAAGAAGTCAGCAACTTCCGAAACATAGAGATTGAATTTACTCTGGGAGTCAACTTTGATTACAGCCTGGCTGATGGGACTGAACTTTCT GGTGCTTGGACCCTGGAAGGAAATAAACTTGTGGCTGCATTTACCAGAAAAGACAATGGAAAAGTACTTAAAGCAACCAGAGAAATCGTGGGTGATGAACTCGTTCAG ACCTACGTATATGAAGGAGTTGAGTCCAAGAGATTCTTCAAAAGGGCCTAA